One Synechococcus sp. PROS-9-1 DNA window includes the following coding sequences:
- a CDS encoding DUF3084 domain-containing protein has product MTGWFLLLALLVLGGVLSTLGDRLGSRVGKARLSLLGLRPKRTAVVITVLTGSLISALSLGLLLLVSRQLRVGLFELNALESKLRSSRADLKTSKRAQKQAGKELTTAQQRAAELRRTLKPLQEQTRSLEEERQRLSQDVDAKDVEIQRTEQELSAVRSQIRSGEKELNQLEDSLLALRRGNVAISSGQPLATATLKLERPDQAKAVIDQLLRDANLQAYQKVLPGQPVERQLLLVPRPDIQRLEQTIRKPGTWVVNIRSAANVLLGETVVYAFPEVRPNVTVTREGEVLARTTLASNERDPEAVRNRLNLLLASTLAEVQRRGSLSKGLQFDGSAINALGQELIDRNGGLTALEAVALRRSETADPIAIQLRLSQ; this is encoded by the coding sequence GTGACCGGTTGGTTTCTACTTCTCGCTTTGCTTGTGCTTGGAGGCGTGCTCTCCACTCTGGGAGACCGCCTTGGCTCTCGCGTAGGGAAAGCTCGGCTGAGCTTGCTTGGACTGCGTCCGAAGCGCACGGCAGTGGTGATTACGGTGTTAACGGGCAGCCTGATTAGTGCGCTTTCCCTTGGACTCTTGCTGTTGGTGAGTCGGCAGCTGAGGGTCGGCCTGTTTGAACTCAATGCTCTCGAATCCAAATTGCGGAGCAGTCGCGCCGACCTCAAAACAAGCAAACGCGCTCAGAAGCAAGCCGGCAAAGAGCTCACAACGGCCCAACAGCGAGCGGCAGAACTGCGTCGCACCCTCAAGCCCCTCCAGGAACAAACCCGATCCTTAGAAGAGGAGCGGCAGCGATTGAGCCAAGACGTGGATGCGAAAGATGTTGAGATCCAACGCACCGAGCAGGAACTCTCGGCCGTGCGCTCGCAAATTCGTAGTGGCGAGAAGGAACTCAATCAACTGGAAGACTCTCTCTTAGCGCTGCGGCGCGGAAACGTCGCCATTAGCAGCGGTCAGCCACTTGCCACCGCGACCCTGAAGCTCGAACGCCCCGATCAGGCAAAAGCGGTCATTGATCAGCTACTGCGAGACGCCAATCTTCAGGCCTATCAAAAAGTGCTTCCTGGCCAACCGGTTGAGCGCCAGCTCCTGCTGGTTCCTCGACCCGATATCCAGCGCTTGGAGCAAACGATTCGCAAACCTGGAACCTGGGTTGTGAACATCCGCTCAGCAGCCAATGTGCTCCTTGGCGAAACCGTTGTGTACGCCTTCCCTGAAGTGCGCCCCAATGTCACGGTAACCAGGGAGGGTGAGGTGTTAGCCCGCACCACCCTCGCGAGCAATGAACGTGACCCAGAAGCCGTACGCAACCGACTGAACCTTCTCCTTGCCTCCACCTTGGCCGAGGTGCAAAGACGCGGTTCTCTCAGCAAGGGCCTGCAATTTGATGGCAGTGCCATCAATGCGCTTGGCCAAGAGCTGATCGACCGCAACGGAGGACTCACTGCGCTGGAAGCGGTCGCTTTACGGCGCAGCGAAACGGCAGATCCGATCGCCAT
- the ntcA gene encoding global nitrogen regulator NtcA — protein MGEVSRGFSRYAPPTIRPVGSNFGSPSVPASRTLQDVIRGLDGANTEMVERGKTIFFPGDPAEKVYLIRRGAVRLSRVYESGEEITVALLRENSLFGVLSLLTGHRSDRFYHSIAFTRVEMVTAPATSVRQAIEADTSVGLLLLQGLSSRILQTETMIETLTHRDMSSRLVSFLLVLCRDFGVPGQRGITIDLRLSHQAIAEAIGSTRVTITRLLGDLKSSSLVDIDRKKITVLDPIALAKRFS, from the coding sequence ATGGGCGAGGTCAGCCGCGGCTTCAGCCGCTACGCACCACCAACAATTCGCCCGGTGGGCTCGAACTTCGGAAGCCCCTCGGTTCCAGCCAGCCGCACCCTTCAAGACGTTATTCGGGGACTCGATGGTGCCAATACCGAGATGGTGGAGCGTGGGAAAACCATCTTTTTCCCTGGCGACCCTGCTGAAAAGGTCTATCTCATTCGACGAGGTGCCGTCCGCCTCTCCAGGGTTTACGAATCTGGAGAGGAAATCACTGTTGCCTTGTTACGTGAAAACAGTTTGTTTGGGGTTCTGTCGTTACTAACAGGTCACCGCTCTGATCGCTTCTACCACTCAATCGCTTTCACAAGAGTGGAGATGGTGACGGCTCCAGCCACATCTGTTCGGCAGGCTATCGAAGCTGACACCAGTGTTGGCTTGCTGTTGTTGCAGGGTCTGTCCAGCAGGATTCTTCAGACCGAAACGATGATCGAAACCCTCACCCATCGGGACATGTCATCTCGGCTGGTGAGTTTTCTGCTGGTGCTGTGTCGAGATTTCGGCGTGCCTGGTCAACGTGGCATCACCATCGACCTACGCCTTTCACACCAAGCCATCGCCGAGGCCATCGGTTCCACACGCGTGACAATCACTCGTCTCCTTGGGGACCTCAAGTCATCGAGCCTTGTCGATATCGATCGCAAAAAGATCACTGTTCTCGATCCAATCGCTCTAGCCAAACGGTTCAGCTGA
- the rph gene encoding ribonuclease PH: MTDTSRNDGRQPGDLRPFSISWDPMGFALSSVIIHSGRTAVLCSVCHQEGVPRWRKDQGKGWLSAEYRLLPGSTPERQNRELLKLSGRTQEIQRLIGRSLRAAINMEALGENTLRIDCDVIQADAGTRTAAISGSWVALQRACERLVQQGVLNTNPVQSQVAAVSVGVIHNRPLLDLDYSEDSQADVDLNIVMNEEGHLLELQGTAEGAPFSRDQLNALLDLAEPGLKQIMNDQRTALSAR; the protein is encoded by the coding sequence ATGACCGATACCTCTCGCAATGACGGACGTCAGCCGGGCGACCTTCGCCCCTTCTCGATCAGCTGGGATCCCATGGGATTTGCCCTGAGTTCAGTGATCATCCACAGCGGACGCACCGCTGTTCTTTGCAGCGTTTGTCATCAAGAAGGGGTGCCTCGCTGGCGCAAAGATCAAGGCAAGGGGTGGCTCAGCGCCGAATACCGACTCCTGCCTGGATCAACTCCGGAGCGTCAAAACAGAGAACTGCTCAAATTGAGCGGACGCACCCAAGAGATTCAGCGCCTAATCGGCCGCAGCCTGCGCGCAGCCATCAACATGGAAGCTCTCGGCGAAAACACGTTGAGAATCGATTGCGATGTGATTCAGGCGGATGCAGGCACCCGCACCGCTGCGATCAGCGGATCTTGGGTCGCGCTTCAACGCGCCTGTGAGCGTCTTGTTCAACAAGGGGTCCTCAACACCAACCCTGTCCAATCCCAGGTGGCCGCCGTCTCCGTTGGCGTGATCCACAATCGCCCCCTTCTCGATCTCGACTACAGCGAAGACAGCCAAGCCGATGTGGATCTCAACATCGTGATGAACGAAGAAGGGCATTTGCTGGAGCTGCAGGGCACTGCGGAAGGAGCTCCTTTTAGCCGTGACCAGCTCAATGCCCTTCTTGACCTAGCCGAGCCTGGCCTGAAGCAGATCATGAACGATCAAAGAACGGCGCTCTCCGCTAGGTGA
- a CDS encoding cob(I)yrinic acid a,c-diamide adenosyltransferase, with amino-acid sequence MTISLSPLHHSREPRTGDHRTLEQAGLRRLPSVEARPPLRLVAPEGQLQVHTASFRGSFSGVLSQALRTAGLGSNVLIAQFLKGGVGQGPESRLTLCDRLRWLRPSVTECLSEEASSRDDEVKEAVQSVWEICKTHLLEGTLDQLVLDEIGLAIELGYLSHEDVLSVLEQRPSAMDVIVTGPAIPAEMMEMADQVTELRRGF; translated from the coding sequence ATGACCATCAGCCTCAGCCCTCTCCATCATTCCCGTGAGCCGCGCACTGGTGACCACAGGACTCTCGAGCAAGCAGGGCTTCGAAGACTTCCCTCAGTAGAGGCTCGTCCACCCCTGCGTTTGGTAGCTCCAGAAGGGCAGCTCCAGGTGCATACCGCCTCATTTCGGGGGAGCTTTTCTGGTGTGCTGAGCCAGGCGCTGCGGACGGCAGGCCTGGGTAGCAATGTCTTGATCGCCCAGTTCCTCAAGGGTGGTGTGGGCCAAGGGCCCGAGAGCCGCCTCACCCTGTGCGATCGACTTCGATGGTTGAGGCCTTCCGTGACGGAATGCCTTTCAGAGGAAGCTTCTAGCCGCGATGATGAGGTCAAGGAGGCTGTTCAGTCGGTCTGGGAGATCTGCAAAACCCATCTCTTGGAAGGCACGTTGGACCAACTCGTGCTGGATGAGATTGGCTTGGCGATCGAGCTGGGCTATCTGAGCCATGAGGATGTCTTGTCGGTGTTGGAGCAAAGGCCATCAGCCATGGATGTGATCGTGACGGGGCCGGCGATCCCTGCAGAGATGATGGAGATGGCTGATCAAGTCACGGAATTGCGTAGAGGTTTCTAA
- the dcd gene encoding dCTP deaminase, translating into MLKNDRWITDQADAGMLEPFQNGLVRHLDPDQRKSPVLSFGCSSYGYDLRLSPKEFLIFRHVPGTIMNPKRFNPDNLESTPIHHDEDGDYFILPAHSYGLGVALEKMRVPPNITVICLGKSTYARLGIIVNTTPAEAGWEGHLTLEFSNSSGADCRIYANEGICQLLFFEGDPCETTYSDRQGKYQHQPERVTLAKV; encoded by the coding sequence ATGCTGAAGAACGATCGCTGGATTACGGATCAGGCTGATGCAGGGATGCTCGAGCCTTTCCAAAATGGATTAGTGCGCCATCTAGATCCGGATCAACGGAAAAGTCCGGTTCTTAGTTTTGGCTGCTCTTCTTATGGGTACGACTTGAGGCTTTCGCCTAAGGAGTTTTTGATTTTTCGCCATGTTCCTGGCACGATCATGAATCCCAAGCGATTCAACCCTGACAACCTTGAATCAACCCCCATTCATCATGACGAGGATGGGGACTATTTCATCCTTCCGGCGCATTCGTATGGCCTCGGTGTTGCCCTCGAAAAGATGCGAGTGCCACCCAACATCACGGTCATTTGTCTTGGCAAGAGCACCTATGCCCGTTTAGGCATCATTGTGAATACGACTCCGGCAGAGGCTGGCTGGGAAGGTCATCTCACCTTGGAATTTAGTAATAGTTCTGGTGCTGATTGTCGTATTTACGCCAATGAAGGGATCTGCCAGTTGTTGTTTTTTGAAGGGGATCCTTGTGAAACCACCTACAGCGACCGACAAGGTAAATATCAGCATCAACCCGAGCGGGTGACGCTGGCCAAGGTTTAA
- the thyX gene encoding FAD-dependent thymidylate synthase yields MDSRFRVDLIAATPNPQQCVYVGMHQDYSEGFVAGDREQWPDETKAGEICVKRLLAGERGHYGPMEHAQIVLNVGWFPHSVMQQARTHRVGVSFDVQSMRYTGDRICRAALGELDLEEVFYLRPVGEYSDRKGKKYLYSEAERQKDLNHCKISAERYQELLQAGFAEEHARGILPFDYRQHFVVSFTLRAFLHFMDLRAKLDAQQEIRELCDLMWPHLKAWTPEFATWYEKTRLHKARLAP; encoded by the coding sequence ATGGACTCTCGTTTTCGAGTTGACCTGATTGCCGCAACCCCGAATCCGCAACAGTGCGTGTATGTGGGAATGCACCAGGACTACAGCGAGGGCTTCGTCGCGGGCGATCGCGAGCAATGGCCGGATGAGACCAAAGCAGGCGAAATCTGCGTCAAACGCCTCCTAGCGGGAGAACGGGGGCATTACGGGCCCATGGAGCATGCCCAGATTGTGTTGAACGTGGGCTGGTTTCCTCATTCCGTGATGCAACAGGCGCGGACGCACCGGGTGGGCGTCAGTTTTGATGTTCAATCCATGCGCTACACAGGCGATCGCATCTGTAGGGCTGCACTTGGAGAACTCGATCTCGAAGAGGTGTTTTATCTGCGCCCCGTTGGTGAGTACAGCGACCGCAAGGGCAAGAAATACCTCTACAGCGAGGCTGAACGCCAAAAAGATTTAAACCACTGCAAAATCAGCGCCGAGCGGTATCAGGAATTGCTTCAGGCGGGCTTTGCGGAAGAACATGCTCGCGGCATCCTCCCCTTCGATTACAGGCAACATTTCGTGGTGAGTTTCACGCTCAGGGCCTTCCTGCATTTCATGGATCTACGCGCCAAGCTCGATGCCCAGCAAGAAATCCGCGAACTCTGCGATTTGATGTGGCCCCATCTCAAAGCTTGGACTCCAGAATTTGCAACTTGGTACGAAAAGACAAGATTGCATAAAGCCCGGCTTGCTCCCTAA